In Micromonospora sp. WMMD980, the following are encoded in one genomic region:
- a CDS encoding DegT/DnrJ/EryC1/StrS aminotransferase family protein: MTHQVPFHRLIASDDEIEAMVRTLRSGWLTTGPQVREFESEFARAVGVKDAIAVSSGTAALHLLLLAAGIGPGDEVIVPTLTFTATAASVAHVGARPVLADVDPDSLMLTGAEIERRLTSQTRAVLMVHFAGLHGDMKDLTAAAGPSRLVFEDAAHALPSSRDGRHAGAVSDGAAFSFYATKTLSTGEGGMVILPDREQAARARKLLLHGMSKGALDRYGSGSWWYDIEDLGFKYNMTDVAAALGRQQLTTLTARRSARRTIVDAYDSAFASHPALQLPSRLDEESHSWHLYVLRLNLDRLHCSRDAFLDQLRQRGIGANVHFIPLHLHSAYQRRYAYRPGDFPQAEGEYQRMISLPLWPGMTARDISAVTTAVLDIAEAELKG, from the coding sequence GTGACCCACCAGGTTCCCTTTCACCGACTGATCGCCTCAGACGACGAAATCGAGGCGATGGTGCGGACGCTTCGGTCCGGCTGGCTGACCACCGGCCCGCAGGTGCGAGAGTTCGAGTCGGAGTTCGCCCGCGCCGTCGGAGTGAAGGACGCCATCGCGGTCTCGTCCGGCACCGCGGCGCTACACCTCCTCCTACTCGCCGCCGGCATCGGACCCGGCGACGAGGTGATCGTTCCCACGCTAACTTTCACCGCCACGGCGGCCAGCGTCGCCCATGTGGGCGCACGCCCGGTACTCGCGGACGTCGACCCCGACTCGCTGATGTTGACCGGCGCTGAGATCGAACGCCGGTTGACCAGCCAGACCCGGGCGGTACTGATGGTCCACTTCGCCGGGCTGCACGGTGACATGAAGGACCTCACCGCCGCCGCCGGTCCGTCCCGCCTGGTGTTCGAGGACGCCGCACACGCCCTCCCATCGAGCCGTGACGGACGGCACGCCGGCGCCGTCAGCGACGGCGCCGCCTTCAGCTTCTACGCCACGAAGACGCTGAGCACGGGCGAGGGCGGAATGGTGATCCTGCCCGACCGTGAGCAGGCTGCCCGTGCTCGGAAACTGTTGCTGCATGGCATGAGCAAGGGCGCGCTGGACCGGTACGGCTCGGGGTCGTGGTGGTACGACATCGAGGATCTTGGCTTCAAGTACAACATGACCGACGTGGCGGCCGCGTTGGGCCGACAGCAGTTGACGACACTGACAGCACGACGAAGCGCGCGCCGGACGATTGTCGACGCCTACGACTCGGCCTTCGCGAGTCATCCAGCTCTCCAACTGCCGAGCCGGCTTGACGAGGAGTCGCACAGCTGGCACCTCTATGTGCTGCGGCTCAACCTCGATCGCCTCCACTGCTCCCGTGACGCGTTCCTCGACCAGCTGAGACAGCGCGGGATTGGAGCAAACGTGCACTTCATACCCCTGCACCTGCACTCCGCGTACCAACGCCGCTATGCCTATCGTCCCGGCGACTTTCCTCAGGCGGAAGGGGAGTACCAACGGATGATCTCCCTGCCCCTGTGGCCCGGCATGACGGCGCGCGACATCAGCGCGGTGACCACCGCTGTACTGGACATCGCCGAGGCCGAGCTCAAGGGCTAA
- a CDS encoding inositol monophosphatase family protein codes for MSYYRYPVEELLQLVNELGDKAVQARAAGIATRRKPDRTVVTEMDLYIEERLFKFVRARFPDDGFAGEEGKAVASRSGRVWLVDPIDGTQQYVRGQDFWGILVACVADDVPDLGIIAHPARQEVVWAERGKGCHAGTGAREERLRTSLVDRIEDAYVLHNGIDFACRTDKLDQLRRIVQSAEAERGYADSFGHTEVIRGHADVMIDFLAEPHDIAAVAVCVVEAGGSWSGLNGQNSVHQPGQVSVTANGPLGPLVSAALTAEVVAS; via the coding sequence GTGAGTTACTACCGGTACCCCGTCGAAGAATTGCTGCAGCTAGTCAACGAACTGGGTGACAAGGCAGTACAGGCCCGTGCCGCAGGCATCGCAACTCGGCGCAAACCCGATCGCACCGTGGTTACCGAGATGGACCTTTACATCGAGGAGAGGCTATTCAAGTTCGTCCGCGCGCGCTTTCCCGATGACGGGTTCGCCGGCGAGGAAGGCAAGGCCGTCGCGTCCCGATCCGGGCGGGTCTGGCTGGTCGACCCCATCGACGGCACCCAGCAGTACGTACGCGGTCAGGACTTCTGGGGCATCCTCGTGGCCTGCGTCGCCGACGACGTCCCCGACCTAGGGATCATCGCTCACCCCGCTCGACAGGAGGTGGTGTGGGCCGAACGCGGAAAGGGATGCCACGCCGGCACCGGAGCACGGGAGGAGCGGTTACGCACATCCCTGGTCGACCGGATCGAGGACGCGTACGTTCTCCACAACGGCATAGACTTCGCCTGCCGGACGGACAAGCTCGACCAGTTGCGCCGCATCGTGCAATCGGCCGAGGCTGAGCGCGGCTACGCGGACTCCTTCGGCCACACGGAAGTCATCCGGGGACATGCCGACGTCATGATCGACTTCCTCGCCGAGCCGCACGACATCGCCGCGGTCGCGGTCTGCGTCGTCGAGGCGGGAGGATCCTGGTCCGGCCTCAATGGGCAGAACTCCGTCCACCAGCCGGGACAGGTGTCCGTGACCGCCAACGGTCCTCTGGGTCCGCTCGTGTCCGCCGCGCTGACGGCAGAGGTGGTGGCATCGTGA
- a CDS encoding ATP-grasp domain-containing protein — MRTAPQGTDTTPPRRFLAFIESNMTGTGIQALKLARANGYRVAFLTADFDRYAADLDAIDTIVSQADEVVTCDTQDVHAMEKVLRSLPVPVLGVMTVMDHFVPLAAATAQRLGLPGLSPQAADKARNKLRTRVACAERGVAVPAFRFVSSPAEIDAALDVVGLPCVLKPVDESASIGVALCRTRQEVHDRISLLMISPINSRGQRRTPGGLIEECLFGHEVSVETFTYGGQTRVLGVTDKLLGPTPHFIELGHTFPSFLPETSRRAVADLAVAALDAIGFDFGPAHTEVKLTGQGPFLIEINARSGGDFVPDLVHHATGIALLEESITAHAGGEPDLRPKRKRGAAIRFLVGRRGVVEAVPDLSILSNFPTVVSSRIKVAPGWHTRWPTNSHDRIGYVMTCAPTAPKAAADADAALAHLNVTYREAVA, encoded by the coding sequence ATGAGAACCGCCCCGCAAGGCACCGACACGACGCCACCCCGTCGGTTCCTGGCCTTCATCGAGAGCAACATGACCGGTACCGGCATTCAGGCGTTGAAGCTCGCCCGCGCCAACGGCTACCGCGTCGCTTTTCTCACCGCCGACTTCGACCGCTACGCGGCCGACCTGGACGCCATCGACACCATAGTCAGCCAGGCCGACGAGGTCGTCACGTGCGACACCCAGGACGTACACGCCATGGAGAAGGTGTTGCGGAGCCTGCCCGTCCCGGTGCTCGGCGTCATGACCGTCATGGATCACTTCGTACCACTCGCGGCGGCCACCGCCCAGCGGTTGGGACTACCGGGCCTGAGTCCACAGGCCGCGGACAAGGCACGGAACAAGCTCAGGACGCGCGTCGCATGTGCGGAGCGGGGCGTCGCCGTACCAGCTTTCCGGTTCGTTTCGTCTCCAGCGGAAATCGACGCCGCTCTCGACGTTGTCGGACTGCCATGCGTGCTCAAGCCGGTCGACGAGTCGGCGAGCATCGGTGTGGCGTTGTGCCGGACCCGGCAGGAGGTGCATGACCGGATCAGCCTGCTGATGATCAGCCCGATCAATTCCCGGGGCCAGCGCAGGACCCCTGGAGGGCTCATCGAGGAGTGCCTCTTCGGCCATGAGGTCAGCGTGGAGACCTTCACCTATGGCGGCCAGACCAGAGTGCTCGGAGTGACCGACAAACTGCTCGGCCCGACACCTCACTTCATAGAACTCGGGCACACCTTCCCGTCCTTCCTGCCGGAGACGTCTCGTCGGGCGGTCGCCGATCTGGCGGTGGCCGCCCTTGACGCGATCGGATTCGACTTCGGCCCAGCCCACACTGAGGTCAAGCTGACCGGGCAAGGCCCGTTCCTAATCGAGATAAACGCGCGCTCGGGAGGGGACTTCGTGCCTGACCTCGTGCACCACGCCACCGGGATTGCCCTGCTCGAAGAGTCGATCACCGCCCATGCGGGCGGAGAGCCAGACCTGCGCCCGAAGCGGAAGAGAGGGGCTGCCATCAGGTTCCTGGTGGGTCGTCGGGGTGTGGTCGAAGCGGTGCCAGACTTGAGTATCCTGAGCAACTTTCCCACCGTCGTGTCGTCCCGCATCAAGGTCGCGCCCGGCTGGCACACGCGCTGGCCCACCAACAGCCACGACCGCATCGGGTACGTGATGACGTGTGCCCCGACGGCCCCAAAGGCCGCCGCCGACGCGGACGCCGCCCTGGCGCACCTCAACGTCACGTATCGGGAAGCGGTGGCCTAG
- a CDS encoding phosphotransferase, producing the protein MTEPRLHATVDIREEVVRELFASHTLTAVGVTPMSGGIINTNIRVDCTDRPYLLRIYQAERSIDEIEFELSALRRLHDGGIPVQRPVDPVENRPRELEGRLYTILTFIEGEIMDEAEVSPAIGKQMGRFLGDMQNALEGFVPAGQKARCDGDFIDNLVREAVGALHARGEVPLAESITARWQQAREPFLADELPLGLVHADLYPGNVILRNGSVVGVIDFDDAYYGTQFFDVAIAAMEFAFRGDVDLDVEIVRDFVSAYEATQAKIDNNMLLDAMLLNCFRFFAYTLPLTLEADEPAETNVYARRISLFSDSKFRRDMLHRLGRRCP; encoded by the coding sequence ATGACGGAACCACGACTCCACGCGACGGTCGATATTCGGGAGGAGGTGGTTCGGGAACTATTCGCCAGCCACACTCTCACGGCCGTCGGAGTGACCCCCATGAGCGGTGGGATCATCAATACCAACATCCGGGTCGACTGCACGGACCGGCCGTACCTGCTACGTATCTACCAAGCTGAACGCAGCATTGACGAGATCGAGTTCGAGCTGTCCGCGTTGCGGCGACTCCACGATGGCGGGATTCCGGTTCAGCGCCCGGTCGACCCGGTCGAAAATCGACCGAGGGAACTCGAAGGCCGGTTGTACACCATCCTCACGTTCATTGAGGGTGAGATCATGGACGAGGCGGAAGTCTCTCCGGCCATCGGCAAGCAGATGGGCCGGTTCCTTGGTGACATGCAGAACGCCCTGGAGGGCTTCGTGCCCGCCGGCCAAAAAGCACGGTGCGACGGCGACTTCATCGACAATCTCGTGCGGGAGGCGGTGGGCGCCCTCCACGCCCGCGGCGAGGTCCCACTCGCCGAGAGCATCACCGCAAGGTGGCAGCAAGCCCGCGAGCCCTTCCTCGCGGATGAGCTGCCCCTCGGGCTCGTGCACGCCGACCTCTACCCAGGCAACGTCATCCTCCGGAACGGATCTGTGGTCGGTGTCATCGACTTCGATGACGCCTACTACGGCACGCAGTTCTTCGACGTGGCGATCGCTGCCATGGAGTTCGCGTTCCGCGGCGACGTCGACCTTGACGTCGAGATCGTCCGGGATTTCGTCTCCGCATACGAGGCCACCCAGGCCAAGATAGACAACAACATGTTGCTGGATGCGATGTTGCTGAACTGTTTCCGCTTCTTCGCCTACACCCTGCCGTTGACCCTCGAAGCCGATGAACCGGCGGAGACGAACGTCTACGCCCGACGCATCTCCCTGTTCAGCGACTCCAAATTCAGGCGCGACATGCTCCACCGACTCGGGAGGCGTTGCCCGTGA
- a CDS encoding M20/M25/M40 family metallo-hydrolase, giving the protein MTRHIDRDVDRLIERDRNLMVELTTELIGCRPTYAGPTTGIRKAQSIMASALRDAGMRLVDVPAAPNLRHHPLYVGVEEWADDFAHYEPGVHPLVVARVDVDPALPTLALSGHIDVEPVDEQEWTDPALAGGCLRDGAVFGRGASDMLGSLAAYAVAVRAAARLGGPLVNLEVHSVPDEELGGNGTLALLAAHPTPDHVLVGEPTSMRICEATLGFHHFVLNVEGRRTHMAESSDADSAIERAAAAITAVAATRQDLANRIRNSPGFAAYSSNPLAIGKVQGGSDAAVPPLACRVEGVAFSAPEMSIGDVRELLATGLRERGTELADPRLTRMSFPGNPPSADRRLPTSLAACLRSTGEQPEWTGFPSPCDLRLYHAFGAAGVVCGPGDLAQAHAPDEHVEVDALVAFAKVITRLILNFTVDNSVEDVTP; this is encoded by the coding sequence ATGACCCGACACATCGATCGAGACGTCGACCGGCTAATCGAGCGAGACCGCAATTTGATGGTGGAACTGACCACCGAACTCATCGGCTGCCGCCCGACCTACGCGGGCCCGACAACGGGAATCCGCAAAGCGCAGAGCATCATGGCTAGCGCGCTGCGCGACGCAGGCATGCGGCTCGTCGACGTTCCAGCCGCTCCCAACTTGCGACACCACCCCCTCTACGTCGGCGTAGAGGAATGGGCGGACGACTTCGCGCACTACGAGCCGGGCGTACACCCCCTCGTCGTCGCGCGGGTGGACGTCGACCCCGCCCTACCGACGCTGGCGCTCAGCGGACACATCGACGTAGAGCCCGTCGACGAGCAGGAGTGGACGGACCCGGCACTCGCCGGGGGCTGCCTGCGTGACGGAGCAGTCTTCGGCCGAGGCGCCTCCGACATGCTGGGCTCACTCGCGGCCTACGCCGTCGCCGTCCGTGCCGCAGCACGGCTCGGCGGCCCTTTGGTCAATCTTGAGGTGCACAGCGTGCCTGATGAGGAGCTGGGCGGCAACGGCACGTTGGCGCTGCTGGCGGCGCATCCCACCCCGGATCACGTGCTCGTCGGAGAGCCAACGTCCATGCGGATCTGCGAGGCGACACTGGGTTTCCACCACTTCGTCCTCAACGTCGAGGGCCGGCGGACCCACATGGCGGAGTCGTCCGACGCAGACTCGGCGATCGAGCGGGCGGCGGCAGCGATCACCGCCGTCGCCGCAACTAGGCAGGACCTCGCCAACCGCATTCGAAACAGTCCGGGCTTCGCGGCATATAGCAGCAACCCGCTGGCGATCGGCAAGGTCCAAGGAGGGTCCGACGCGGCGGTACCTCCCCTGGCCTGCCGAGTCGAGGGAGTGGCCTTCTCTGCTCCCGAAATGTCGATCGGTGACGTGCGCGAACTGTTGGCCACAGGTCTACGCGAGCGAGGCACGGAATTGGCCGATCCCCGGCTCACCCGGATGTCGTTTCCAGGAAACCCCCCATCCGCCGACCGTCGCCTCCCAACCTCCCTGGCGGCCTGCCTGCGCTCAACCGGAGAACAACCCGAGTGGACCGGCTTCCCTTCCCCCTGCGACCTGCGGCTCTACCACGCCTTTGGCGCAGCGGGAGTGGTTTGCGGACCGGGTGACTTGGCGCAGGCTCACGCACCGGACGAACACGTCGAGGTGGACGCACTCGTCGCCTTCGCTAAGGTGATCACGCGGCTGATCTTGAATTTCACGGTTGACAACTCGGTAGAGGACGTTACGCCATGA